A region from the Nitrososphaera sp. genome encodes:
- a CDS encoding patatin-like phospholipase family protein — protein sequence MAAPPAVQTALILQGSAALGAYEAGVIKGLFDNLGLKPDIIAATSSGAINAAILVSYFQQTGSWNGAADRVLDYWYHKAAVATPFGVPLFPEDVRRYYSTKQFFFTGLTSTYSPPIPVPDSRFNDNTPGDSTNNVWYKYDDTPLSNAIQSTFNGAPFINFPLKTSPPEPRLLAVATEAQYGQAVTFDSYTLKSTFNYCDPVTCKPTDVNLEYPAGMGPEHILASCTVPLIYDYQQASGRYFWDGWLVSNTPLRELIQSHQDYWTNTVHAALVPDLEVYIVDVWPSETPSLPTDHDGVKDRMQDLIYCDRSDYDKKVGMLVTDLITLSKSLMQLAADSGAPAPALAAILNRNASSKKRDGTARTFRELLQGGVTLRNVTTIQRKHDPNGVWAKWTDLTFETIDQMIKEGMDYQKKSCVSGS from the coding sequence ATGGCAGCTCCTCCAGCGGTGCAGACGGCTCTGATCCTTCAGGGAAGTGCTGCTCTTGGAGCATATGAAGCAGGAGTTATCAAGGGGTTATTTGATAATCTAGGGCTCAAGCCTGATATCATCGCTGCGACATCCTCGGGTGCCATTAATGCTGCAATTCTGGTCAGCTACTTTCAGCAGACAGGTAGTTGGAACGGTGCAGCGGACAGAGTTTTGGATTACTGGTACCACAAAGCCGCAGTCGCGACCCCTTTCGGAGTTCCTTTGTTTCCAGAAGACGTAAGGAGATACTATTCAACGAAACAGTTTTTCTTTACCGGTCTTACGTCAACATATAGTCCTCCCATTCCTGTGCCCGACTCCAGGTTCAACGACAATACCCCCGGCGATAGCACCAACAATGTGTGGTACAAATATGACGACACTCCTCTTTCAAATGCTATACAAAGCACTTTCAACGGAGCGCCTTTCATTAACTTTCCACTAAAGACAAGTCCCCCTGAGCCTAGGCTGCTTGCGGTGGCAACGGAGGCACAGTATGGTCAAGCAGTGACATTTGACAGTTATACTCTAAAATCGACTTTCAATTACTGCGATCCGGTTACGTGCAAACCCACTGACGTAAACTTGGAGTACCCTGCAGGAATGGGGCCGGAACACATTTTGGCGAGCTGCACGGTGCCGCTCATTTACGACTACCAGCAGGCAAGCGGCAGATACTTCTGGGATGGATGGCTTGTCAGCAATACGCCCCTGCGAGAGCTCATACAGTCGCATCAGGATTACTGGACAAATACAGTACACGCGGCTTTAGTTCCTGACCTTGAAGTGTACATCGTCGATGTATGGCCTTCAGAAACCCCGTCGCTGCCGACCGACCACGATGGCGTCAAGGACAGGATGCAGGACTTGATTTATTGCGACAGATCGGATTATGACAAAAAAGTGGGAATGCTAGTCACGGATTTGATTACGCTGTCAAAGAGCCTTATGCAACTTGCAGCTGACAGTGGGGCGCCGGCACCTGCTTTGGCTGCAATTCTCAACCGAAATGCATCAAGCAAAAAACGAGATGGGACTGCCAGAACATTCCGCGAACTGTTGCAAGGAGGAGTAACTCTGCGCAATGTGACAACCATCCAGAGAAAACATGATCCGAATGGTGTCTGGGCCAAGTGGACCGATTTAACTTTTGAAACAATTGATCAGATGATAAAGGAGGGCATGGACTACCAGAAAAAGTCCTGTGTAAGTGGCTCGTAA
- a CDS encoding alpha/beta fold hydrolase yields MARDNSGTLATRGHSNSIVKVPQEHITTVDGIKTHYFESGPDTQGHVLFIHGLGSSADRWLDIPLALSFHYHTLAIDLPGFGLSDKPSPGGAMEYTIQDFARFVVQFLRSLGFEDRRTTLVGHSLGGYIAAEVAVQNRELVDKLVLVDTSGMLDGPTPLLKQYLAAALNPTRQTVRPVLEQLVANPVRIPDALVDGFIYRLGLQGAREAFVAAYDNSVSTQLGKQRLEQIASKTLLIWGSQDKLIPLEPYCNIFHQSIRDSRLVVIDDAGHAPFSEKPAVFCEVVKQFLRHS; encoded by the coding sequence ATGGCTCGAGATAATTCCGGCACGCTGGCAACACGGGGTCACAGCAATTCAATCGTCAAAGTTCCACAGGAGCACATTACGACAGTCGACGGGATCAAGACACATTATTTTGAGTCCGGTCCTGACACACAGGGTCATGTATTGTTTATTCACGGGCTCGGCTCTTCCGCGGACAGGTGGCTTGACATCCCCCTTGCATTATCATTCCACTATCACACCCTTGCAATAGACCTGCCAGGCTTTGGACTGAGTGACAAGCCCAGCCCGGGGGGTGCCATGGAATACACCATTCAAGACTTTGCCCGGTTTGTAGTTCAATTTTTGCGCAGTTTAGGTTTTGAAGACAGACGGACAACTCTTGTGGGACATTCACTTGGCGGGTATATCGCCGCCGAGGTGGCGGTTCAAAATAGGGAATTGGTTGACAAACTGGTACTGGTTGACACGTCAGGAATGCTTGATGGTCCAACTCCCCTGCTCAAGCAGTACCTTGCGGCGGCTCTGAACCCGACACGGCAGACAGTACGGCCAGTTCTCGAACAGCTGGTCGCAAATCCTGTGAGGATACCTGATGCGCTGGTAGACGGGTTCATATACCGTCTTGGGTTGCAGGGCGCGAGAGAGGCATTTGTCGCTGCATACGATAATAGCGTCAGCACTCAGCTTGGAAAACAAAGACTTGAACAGATTGCCAGCAAGACTCTGTTAATCTGGGGGTCGCAGGACAAGCTTATTCCACTAGAGCCGTATTGCAACATTTTCCACCAGTCAATCAGGGATTCAAGACTCGTTGTAATAGACGATGCAGGCCACGCGCCGTTTTCAGAAAAGCCTGCCGTGTTCTGTGAGGTTGTGAAGCAGTTTTTGCGTCACAGCTAG
- a CDS encoding AAA family ATPase, with amino-acid sequence MSRVPKSIAFHSYKGGTGKTTLACNLAALLATRGYKVSMLDLDVYAPSLQAYFAHTPKRWINDLLLGDADVSQVMVDMTPAISGLGADKVGKLWVGFSNPQKEEIFKVDSGLGKDEKPKLKLLSKFIQLRESLISDFDSDFILIDTSPGIRFWSINSLAIADILLLTLKFGELDIDGTRRMAAELYRAFEEFGAKPFLLLNRVNGYCVPHPSFQRTKQGDTAVPAQFEETEPGASLSREIGMDMISAIPCYCDIQFDKKEFLTVLRHRNHPFAEKLEQLAARFS; translated from the coding sequence TTGAGCCGCGTTCCAAAATCTATCGCATTCCATTCATACAAGGGCGGAACCGGAAAGACGACTCTGGCCTGCAACCTGGCCGCCCTTCTGGCGACTCGGGGCTACAAAGTTTCCATGCTGGACCTTGACGTGTATGCTCCGAGCCTTCAGGCCTACTTTGCACACACACCCAAAAGGTGGATTAACGACCTGCTCCTCGGCGACGCAGACGTTTCCCAGGTCATGGTCGACATGACGCCTGCCATCAGCGGTCTTGGCGCGGACAAGGTCGGCAAGTTGTGGGTAGGATTTTCAAACCCCCAGAAGGAGGAAATCTTCAAGGTCGATAGCGGCCTTGGCAAGGACGAGAAGCCGAAGCTCAAGCTGCTAAGCAAGTTCATCCAGCTCCGCGAGAGCCTGATTTCGGATTTTGATTCTGATTTTATCCTCATCGACACAAGCCCGGGCATAAGGTTCTGGTCGATCAACTCGCTTGCAATAGCTGACATTCTCCTGCTTACGCTCAAGTTCGGCGAACTTGACATAGACGGCACAAGAAGGATGGCTGCAGAGCTTTACAGGGCATTTGAGGAATTTGGCGCAAAACCATTCCTTCTCTTAAACAGGGTGAACGGCTACTGCGTTCCCCATCCTTCCTTCCAGAGGACAAAACAAGGCGATACGGCCGTGCCCGCACAGTTTGAAGAAACGGAGCCGGGCGCCAGCCTTTCGCGCGAAATCGGGATGGACATGATCTCTGCCATTCCGTGCTACTGTGACATCCAGTTTGACAAAAAGGAGTTTCTCACCGTCCTGCGCCACAGAAATCATCCGTTCGCGGAAAAACTCGAACAGCTGGCGGCACGGTTCTCGTAG
- a CDS encoding patatin-like phospholipase family protein — protein sequence MAPIPKRQRVFIMQGGGALGAYEAGIFEVISSRIKRKDPNWKTTLFDVVAGASIGAINATVLVDHYQKSKSWEGSAESLLQSWNQLKNNTWVDYGHNPAARAMFESMWNFMDKMNPALAHPEGARRYWSWVQLANTPYMGAKNLSWTIPKFDYKFLDANPFDSAWLGYDYAPLRSFLSENVNFPIKNQFGEGPRLLLVGVDVQDCTEAVAFDSYPRDANEWYSSYARSDGGLYKVKYDGIGLDQLLASCMFPYSLYHPRMVDQNTGKERTFWDGAFLSNTPLREVLQRHRDYWLRYFEMHKMDYDRGADEKAGKPRVPDLDVYIVNLYPSTEDQVPADLDAIRDREIDIKFHDRTKYDEQVAHLVSDYINLVQDFIALARSKKAAQSEIDSILNKDRKLRSEDRAGHSRRNYRELLEGRFEVNVVRIDRQDDGNTIFGKHADFSATTIDSLIEAGRRDANRIPDAEIV from the coding sequence ATGGCTCCAATCCCCAAGAGACAGCGCGTCTTTATCATGCAGGGCGGAGGCGCTCTCGGTGCTTATGAGGCCGGAATCTTTGAGGTTATTTCTTCAAGAATCAAAAGGAAAGATCCAAACTGGAAGACCACACTTTTTGATGTAGTCGCGGGCGCTTCCATCGGCGCGATTAACGCCACAGTCCTTGTAGACCACTACCAGAAAAGCAAGAGCTGGGAAGGGTCAGCAGAGTCGCTTCTGCAATCGTGGAACCAGTTAAAGAACAACACCTGGGTGGACTATGGCCACAACCCCGCAGCCCGCGCCATGTTTGAGAGCATGTGGAATTTCATGGACAAAATGAACCCGGCGCTTGCTCATCCGGAAGGCGCGCGGAGGTACTGGTCTTGGGTGCAGCTGGCAAACACGCCTTACATGGGCGCAAAGAATCTGTCCTGGACTATACCAAAGTTTGACTACAAGTTCCTCGACGCCAACCCCTTTGATTCCGCGTGGCTGGGCTACGACTATGCGCCGCTAAGGTCGTTTCTTTCAGAAAACGTAAACTTTCCGATAAAAAACCAATTTGGAGAAGGCCCAAGGTTGCTTCTGGTCGGAGTGGATGTTCAGGACTGCACCGAGGCCGTGGCTTTTGACAGCTACCCAAGGGATGCAAACGAATGGTATTCAAGCTATGCCCGCAGCGACGGCGGACTCTACAAGGTAAAGTACGACGGAATCGGGCTGGACCAGCTGCTGGCATCATGCATGTTCCCCTACTCCCTTTATCACCCCCGTATGGTGGACCAAAATACCGGAAAGGAGAGGACTTTCTGGGATGGAGCCTTCCTTAGCAACACGCCGCTGCGTGAGGTGCTCCAGCGCCACAGGGACTACTGGCTACGGTATTTCGAGATGCACAAGATGGACTATGACCGGGGCGCCGACGAAAAAGCAGGCAAGCCAAGAGTGCCGGACCTTGATGTGTACATCGTCAACCTGTACCCTTCAACAGAGGACCAGGTTCCGGCCGACCTTGATGCCATCAGGGACCGAGAGATTGACATCAAGTTCCATGACCGGACAAAGTACGACGAGCAGGTTGCGCACCTGGTCTCCGATTATATCAACCTGGTCCAGGATTTTATCGCGCTTGCCAGAAGCAAAAAGGCGGCGCAGTCAGAAATCGATTCCATCCTGAACAAGGACCGGAAACTGCGCAGCGAAGACAGGGCAGGGCATAGCAGGAGAAACTACCGCGAGCTGTTGGAAGGAAGGTTTGAGGTCAACGTTGTAAGGATTGACAGGCAAGACGATGGGAACACGATTTTCGGCAAGCATGCCGATTTTTCGGCGACCACGATTGACAGCCTCATTGAAGCGGGAAGAAGGGACGCAAACAGGATACCGGATGCCGAAATAGTATAA
- a CDS encoding UBP-type zinc finger domain-containing protein, which yields MKGEQVQCTHLKTVNQSIKGNTKGCEECEKIGSTWVHLRLCLTCGHVGCCDSSPNKHGTKHFHQTNHPIIKSYEPGEDWEWCYIDKVYL from the coding sequence ATGAAAGGTGAACAGGTGCAGTGCACGCACCTAAAGACCGTGAACCAGAGCATCAAGGGAAACACCAAGGGCTGCGAGGAATGCGAGAAAATCGGTTCAACGTGGGTCCACCTGAGGCTATGCCTGACATGCGGCCACGTCGGATGCTGCGATTCGTCGCCTAACAAGCACGGAACAAAACACTTCCACCAAACGAATCACCCCATTATCAAGTCCTACGAGCCGGGCGAAGACTGGGAATGGTGCTACATCGACAAGGTTTATTTGTAA